The Enterobacter asburiae sequence CAGCGTCCAGAGCTGGATGTTCGCGTACTGGTTGACTGGCATCGCGCCCAGCGTGGCCGTATTGGCGCGGCCGCTTCAAATACCAATGCAGACTGGTATTGCCGCACGGCGCAGGAAAATCCTGGCGTCGATGTGCCTGTTTATGGCGTACCGGTGAATACCCGTGAAGCGCTCGGCGTTCTCCATTTTAAAGGGTTTATCATTGATGACAGCGTCCTGTACAGCGGCGCAAGTCTGAATGACGTTTACCTTCATCAGCTCGATAAATATCGCTACGATCGTTACCATCTGATCCGTAATCCGCAGATGGCCGATATTATGTTTAACTGGGTTGATAAAAACCTGGTACACGGCCGTGGCGTTAATCGCCTTGACGATCCTGAGCGCCCTAAAAGCCCGGAGATCAAAAATGATGTTCGCGCCTTCCGCCAGGAGCTGCGCGATGCGGTCTACCATTTTCAGGGCGATGCGAATAACGAAGAGTTATCCGTTACCCCGCTGGTAGGGCTCGGCAAATCAAGCCTGCTGAATAAAACGATCTTCCATCTGATGCCGTGCGCGGAGCAGAAACTTACCATCTGCACGCCGTACTTTAACCTTCCCGCCGTACTGGTACGTAACATTATTCAGCTACTGCGCGATGGTAAAAAAGTGGAAATTATCGTCGGGGATAAAACGGCAAACGACTTCTTCATCCCTGAAGATCAGCCGTTCAAAATCATCGGCGCGCTGCCTTATCTTTATGAGATTAACCTGCGCCGTTTCCTGAGCCGTTTACAATATTACGTAAACACTGACCAGCTGGTTGTACGTCTCTGGAAAGATGAAGACAACAGTTACCATCTGAAAGGCATATGGGTTGACGATGAGTGGATGCTGCTGACCGGTAACAATCTGAACCCGCGCGCGTGGCGACTGGATCTGGAAAACGCGATCCTGATCCATGACCCTCAGCATGAGTTAGCCGCACAGCGTGAGCGTGAACTGGAGTTGATTCGCACGCATACCACGGTGGTTAATCATTACCGCGAGCTACAGAGCATTGCCGATTATCCGGTGAAAGTCCGCAAGCTGATTCGCCGCTTGCGTCGTATCCGTATTGATCGACTTATCAGCCGTATTCTGTAATGTCCAGGCCCTGCCACCCGCAGGGCTTTTTTATGGAGCCCTAATATGCGCATCCTCCTGTTACTGAGCGTCCTCTTTCTGAGTGGCTGCAGTCATATGGCCAACGATAGCTGGTCCGGTCAGGATAAAGCACAGCATTTCCTCGCTTCCGCTATGCTTTCCGCAGCGGGTAATGAGTACGCGCAGCATCAGGGATACAGCCGTGACCGTAGCGCGGGGATAGGGTTGATGTTCTCTGTGGGCCTTGGGGCATCAAAAGAACTGTG is a genomic window containing:
- the pssA gene encoding CDP-diacylglycerol--serine O-phosphatidyltransferase; amino-acid sequence: MLSKFKRNKHQQHLAQLPKISQSVDDVEFFYAPAHFRETLLEKIASATRRICIVALYLEQDEGGRAILNALYEAKRQRPELDVRVLVDWHRAQRGRIGAAASNTNADWYCRTAQENPGVDVPVYGVPVNTREALGVLHFKGFIIDDSVLYSGASLNDVYLHQLDKYRYDRYHLIRNPQMADIMFNWVDKNLVHGRGVNRLDDPERPKSPEIKNDVRAFRQELRDAVYHFQGDANNEELSVTPLVGLGKSSLLNKTIFHLMPCAEQKLTICTPYFNLPAVLVRNIIQLLRDGKKVEIIVGDKTANDFFIPEDQPFKIIGALPYLYEINLRRFLSRLQYYVNTDQLVVRLWKDEDNSYHLKGIWVDDEWMLLTGNNLNPRAWRLDLENAILIHDPQHELAAQRERELELIRTHTTVVNHYRELQSIADYPVKVRKLIRRLRRIRIDRLISRIL
- a CDS encoding YfiM family lipoprotein gives rise to the protein MRILLLLSVLFLSGCSHMANDSWSGQDKAQHFLASAMLSAAGNEYAQHQGYSRDRSAGIGLMFSVGLGASKELWDSRPSGSGWSWKDFAWDVAGATTGYAVWQMAHY